ACCGAGGTTGATTTCGATGACGTAGAAACTGCTGTCCACCGCATAGGTGTCGCCCACCTCGGCGCGGCTCGCCTGCTTGAGCTCCTCCTGCCAGCGCTTGGTCGCGGCACGCAGCTGTTCGACGCTGACGCTCGAATGGAGGTCGATCGGGATATTGATCAAGGCCCTGAGCTGGCGATACAGCCCCGGGGTGTTGGGGTTGTCGTCTTCCGGCAGATCCGGCGCCGTCTGCGCGTTGACGACGATGAACACCCGCTTGCGGATGCCGTGCATATTGGCCGCCCTGGCGGTGCCGATGATGCCGCCGCGTGCCTCGACGATTTCGAGCGGCGTCTTGACCCCGGTGTTGTCCGACAGCCCGCCGTCGAGCAGGTGGACATAGGAGCGGCTGCCCACGCGGCTCTTCAGCGGCAGCGGGGCGCCGTGCCAGGGGCAGTCCTCGGTGTGGTTCCACAGCGTGATCGGCGACAGCACGATGGGCACGGCCATCGAGGCCGCGACGGCCCGCGCCAGCGGAAAGCTGCTGAGGTCGGAGCACAGTAGGTCGAACTGATCCTGGCTGAATTCGAACCGCTCGCCGAGCTTCATCTCGGTGGCGTTGATCAGCAGCATCGGGCGCGACATCGGCAGGTCGCCATAGGTCTTGTCGTGGAAGACCTGCTCGTTCAGCACCTCCTGCAGCATGTCCGCGCGGCCAAA
The genomic region above belongs to Chitinivorax sp. PXF-14 and contains:
- a CDS encoding patatin-like phospholipase family protein, giving the protein MLTRYLSYRTVAIRTTLLALLFALAGCASEHYFVNRPLDTDSFQPRYAVRNLATEDNSDSLLIVLSFSGGGYRAAAFSYGVLETLASTPIHWEGKDKRLLDEVDFITGVSGGSLTAAYYTLNRDQTFTNFESQVLGADLQSKVQWRLLSPRGLWRQTSRRFGRADMLQEVLNEQVFHDKTYGDLPMSRPMLLINATEMKLGERFEFSQDQFDLLCSDLSSFPLARAVAASMAVPIVLSPITLWNHTEDCPWHGAPLPLKSRVGSRSYVHLLDGGLSDNTGVKTPLEIVEARGGIIGTARAANMHGIRKRVFIVVNAQTAPDLPEDDNPNTPGLYRQLRALINIPIDLHSSVSVEQLRAATKRWQEELKQASRAEVGDTYAVDSSFYVIEINLGAAKAHTKLPDLQGIETSLSISPEQIAALKAFARNELQASPEWQRLMNDLARGR